ACCTGGCCACAATGCGGTCGTTCCGCACCAGCCAGGCCATGGATTTGGTGGCGACCGAGCTGGGTGCGGGCGGCGTGGCCAGGGTGGGCGCCGCGGTCGAAGGGCAAGAGCTTGAGCGTAAATTGCAGGTTACGGTCGGCGCCGGCGGTCGGACGGTCACCATCGACGGCAAGTCCGTGCGCGGACAGGCTGCCATCTTCGGCGCGCTTAGCGTCGTGCTATTCGTGCCGGAGGACCTGCTGCTCTTGCGGGCGCCGCCCATGGCTCGACGGCGGTTTTTGGACCTGGCCGTCTTCAATGTCGAGCGCGCCTATTACAAAGAAGCCAGCGCCTTCCTGCGCGTGCTCAAGAGCCGCAATATTCTCCTTCGACAGGGGCGCGCCCAGGGAACGCTGCTCGAGACGTACGACGAAGAGCTGGCGCGCTCTGGCGCGCGGCTGGTGATGCGGCGGCGAACCCTGGCGTCCGAACTTGGCCCGCGCCTGCGGACGTACTTCACGGCATTGCACGGCGCGCTTCCGGTCGATCTGCACTACCGCAGCGATCCCACCGTCGAAGCTGCCAACGACGAAGCGGCCGTGGTGACGGCGTTACTGGAAGGCTTGCGGGCGCGCCGTGATCTGGACCAGCGCCGGCGCTTCACCGGCTTCGGTCCGCAGACCGACGATCTGGAGATCAGCCTAAGCGATCGTCTGGCGCGCACGCACGCATCGCAGGGCCAGATCCGTTCGCTGGTGCTGGCCTTGAAAATGGCCGAGCTGGCAAACGTGGAAGCGCGCCGAGGCGAGGCGCCGGTGCTGCTGCTCGACGACGTGCCCAGTGAACTGGATCCGCAACGCCGCGAATATCTGTTCCACCTGGTCAGCACCCTCTCCTGCCAGACGATCATTTCGGTCAGCGATCGACACCTGGTGCCGGCGCTGCCCGGCCGCGACGACTTTGCGGTGGCCGGCGGCGTGGTGCGCGCCGGCTTGTGACGAGAGTTGACGAGCGTTTTCCCTTTGCAGGTCCGCGTCTGCGTGCTAGGTTATTGGAACCGTTGAGGTTATAGGCTGCTTCCGGCCTCTTCTCAAACGCCAAAAACGCCAAAGACCAGGCCAAAGACGACACAATGACCAGCCCGGTCGTGCCCCCGGGCGGCACAGAGAATGGGGAGAGCGTAGCTCCCCCTCCATCTGCCGCCAGCGACTATAACGAAGAGAGCATCCAGGTCCTCAAAGGCCTCGAGGCCGTGCGCAAGCGGCCCGGCATGTACATTGGCGATACCGATGACGGCACCGGCCTTCACCACATGGTGCACGAGGTGGTGGACAACTCCGTCGACGAAGCGCTGGCTGGTTACTGCGATCGCATCGACGTGACGATCCACTTCGACGGCTCGGTGTCGGTGGAAGACAACGGACGCGGCATCCCGGTCGGCGAACACCCGACGGAGAAACGTGCCACCGCCGAGGTGGTGATGACCGTCTTGCACGCCGGCGGCAAGTTCAACCATTCGAACTACAAGGTCTCTGGTGGTCTGCACGGCGTCGGCGTCTCGGTGGTCAATGCGCTCTCCGAATGGTTGAAGCTTGAGATCAAGCGTGAGGGAAAGACGTATTACCAAGAGTATCGGCGCGGCGATCCGGTCACCGCTCTCACCGCCATTGGCGTCTCCGAAAAGACCGGCACCAAGGTGACGTTCAAGCCCGACTCGCAGATCTTCAAAGGCACCGAGTACAGTTTTGAATTGCTGTCGCAGCGCCTGCGCGAGCTTTCGTATTTGAACCGCGGACTCACCATCAGCGTGCGCGACGAGCGTTCAGACAAGTCACACGAATTCCGTTTTGCCGGCGGCATCGTCGAGTTCGTCGCCGATCTCAACGGTTCGAAGATCGCCATCCATGACAAGCCGATCGCCATCGCCGGCGAAGTGGACGGCACGCAGGTAGACATCGCCTTGCAATGGAACGATTCGTACCAGGAAGCGGTCTACTGCTTCACCAATAACATCAAGAACAAGGACGGCGGCACGCACCTTACCGGTTTTCGCGCGGCGCTGACCCGCACGGTGAACGCCTACGCGCAGGCGGCCAACTTGTTGAAGGATCTCAAGAGCGGCCTTGGCGGTGACGACATCAGCGAAGGCCTCACCGCCATCGTCTCGATCAAGCATCCCGATCCAAAGTTCAGCAATCAGCCCAAAGACAAGCTGGTATCGTCGGAGGTCAAAGGGATCGTCGAGCGGGTGGTGAACGAAAAACTCGGTCGTTTCCTGGAAGAGCACCCGCGCGAGGCCAAGCAGATCATCGAGAAGGCCGTGTTGGCGGCCCGCGCCCGCGATGCCGCCCGCAAGGCGCGCGAGATGGTGCAGCGCAAAGGGGCCTTGGACTCATCGTCGCTGCCCGGCAAGCTGGCCGACTGTCAGGAACGCGATCCTGCCCTCTGCGAGCTTTATATCGTCGAGGGCGACAGCGCCGGCGGCTCAGCCAAGCAAGGGCGTAACCGCAAGGACCAGGCGATTCTTCCGTTGCGCGGAAAGATCCTCAACGTCGAGAAGGCGCGCCTCGAGAAGATGCTCTCCTCGCAGGAGATCGTCACGCTGATCACCGCGCTTGGATGTGGGGTCGAGCAAGAGAAAGACGTCGACAAGATCCGCTACCACCGGATCATCATCATGACCGACGCCGACGTCGACGGAAGCCACATCCGCACGTTGTTGCTGACCTTCTTTTACCGCCATTTCCGGGAGATCGTCGATCGCGGCTACCTCTACATCGCGCAGCCGCCGCTTTATCGGGTCAAGCGTGCGAAGAAGGAGCTGTATCTGAAAAACGAGCAGGCGCTGGAGGATTACCTGCTCGACAGCGCGGCGGAAAATTTGAAGCTGCTCAGACCCGATGGTGGCCCAGCGCTAGAAGGCGAGGCGCTGCGCGAGATGGCCAAACAGGCGGGCAAATACAAACGGCTTCTCAGCGTGGTCGATCGAAAGTGCGACGCGCGCATCGTCGATGCCATCGTCAAATCGGCGCATCTGGCGAAGGGGGATCTGCGTGATCAGATGGTGGTGGCACGCGCCCTCGCCCGCCTGCAGCAGTACTTCGACAAGTTCGCGCCCGAGCTGTCCGACGCCGTCTTGAAGGTGGCCCCTGACACCGAGCACGGTGGTTTCAAGATCGTCGCGCCGGCCCGCGCCGCTGGTGTGCGCAAGCCGACAACTATTGATTTCGAGTTCATGGACTCGCCGGAGTTTGCCGACCTGACGGCTATCTACGCCAAGCTGGCCATCCTGGGTGAGCCGCCTTACGCGCTGGAGAACGGCGGCGATCGGATCGAGTTTCAGCGCCTGGAAGAGCTGGTCGATCGGGTGAACGAGCTCGGCAAGAAAGGCTTGCAGATTCAGCGCTACAAAGGTCTGGGTGAAATGAACCCCGAGCAGTTGTGGGAGACCACCATGGATCCGGCGCGCCGGACGCTGCTGCAGGTGCGTGTGCAAGACGCTTACGAGGCCGACAGCCTCTTCTCCACGCTGATGGGCGATTTGGTGGAGCCCCGGCGCGCCTTCATCGAGACCAACGCGCTGAACGTCCGCAATCTGGACGTCTGAACGTTCGCTGCGCTCGCTACGTGGGAGTAAGCCGGCGCGGCGGAGGAGCGCCTCCTGGCGAAAACGGCGACGCTGCTGCCGCCCGAGTTGGGAGGCCGGACTGGTGGGGAGAATGGCGGGAAAAGAAAAACGCCCGGCGGGAAGTCCCAACCGGGCGGTCACTGCTTAGGTTAGCGAGCTAAGAGCGAGTCTTAAATTTAACAGGCAAAGATCCGATCGAGCTTTTCCTCGATCTTCACTTCCTTGGACTTCGTGGCAACGGCGATCTCTTTGATCAGCAGCGTGCGCGCTGTGTCCAGCATCTTGCGCTCGCCGAACGACAGCTCCTTGTCGCCTTTGAGGCGCTGCAGATCGCGAAGTACCTCGGCAATCTCGAAGACCGAGCCGGTCTTGATCTTTTCCATGTATTCGCGGTAGCGGCGGTTCCAGGTCTGCCCTTCCACCGCCACTTCTCGGCTTTTCAGGATCTCGAAGACCTCGTCGACCTCGTCGGCGCGGATCAGCTCACGCAGGCCGACGGCCCCAGCGTTGCGCGTCGGGATCATGATCTTCATCCCGTTCTCGAGAATCTTGAGGATGTAAAAAGTCTGTTTGTTCGAAGAGATCTCCCGCGTCTCAATACCGACAATCTGTGCTACCCCATGGGCCGGATACACGGCCAGATCTCCCACTCGGAAAGTCGGCTCCATAATTACCGCTGCTCCTTATTGATGACGGTTTTCAAGGCACGCGAACTCTATCACGCGATTTGAACCCCTTCAATGCGAATGAGGCGCGTCAGACAGGAATAGTATAATTTGCGAGGCTCATTTTGATTCAGCGCGCAGTGCTTCAAATTCATCGCTCACCGCCGGCGGCGTCGCGGATGAATCGCAGGATCGACGCCACGGCGAACCCCGTGCCGCCTTTTCCGATATGACCGAACTCTTTGTCGGCGCTCGCCGGACCGGCGATGTCCACATGGACCCACGGCGTCTCGCCGACGAACTCTTTGAGAAAATGACCGGCGGTCAGGGCGCCGCCCCAGCGCTCGCCGGTGTTCTTCATGTCGGCGATCTCCGATTTCAGCTGCTCGGACAGACGGCCGGGCAAGGGCAGCGGCCACATCTCTTCACCGGCGGCACGCGCGGCATTCAGCCAGGCCACTGACAAGGCTTCGTTGTTGCTCATCACGCCGGCGGTGTGCTGGCCCAGCGCCACCACGCAAGCGCCAGTCAAGGTGGCAAAGTCGATGACAATGTCCGGCTTCAGGGCCAAGCCGTACGTCAGAGCATCGGCCAAAGTTAGGCGGCCCTCAGCGTCGGTGTTGTTGATCTCCACGGTCTTGCCGGCCATCGAGCGGAGCACGTCGCCCAATTTGTAGGATCGTCCGGAAGGCATGTTCTCGGTGCATGCGGCCAAAGCATGGACCTCCACCGGCAATTTCTCGCGGGCAACAGCGCCGATCGCGCTCAGCACAGCGGCGGCGCCCGCCATGTCGACCTTCATATCCAACATGCCGTCGTTGGTCTTCAACGACAGCCCGCCCGAATCGAAGGTCACGCCCTTGCCAACCAAAACGATCCGCTTACGCGGTGCCGCCGGTTTCCAGGCCAAATGAATGAAGCGCGGCTCTTCGTCACTGCCTTGAGAAACAGCGAGGAAAAGGCCCATTCCGCGCTCCCGGCACTCGGTGGGGCCCAAGACTGTGAACTCCAAACCAGCAGCGTGCGCCAGTTCGCGCGCCGTCTCCGCCATGCGTGTCGGCGTCATCACCGCGGCGGGTTCGTTGACCAGATCGCGGGCCATAGCCACCGCACGCGCCGTCTCCTGAGCCCGAGCGAGGGTCCGGGCGGCAGCGGCGCAATATTTGTTGTTGGCGGCGGTCCGGGAAAAAATTAGCAGCGCGGCGAGTGGTTCAGGTGGGCGATTGTCGCCGGAGAGGTATTTGTCGAAGCGATAGGCACCCAGCAAAGCGCCCTCGGCCAGTGCCTGGATGTCTGAAAATGACGGTTCGTCTTCGGGGTCGGCCGCGACCGGCAGGAGAACCAGACCGCCTTTGCTGGCGCCGACGGACGCGGCCGCGCGGGCGGCGCGGCCGGCAGCGGGCCGCATGTCGGCCGGCTGCGACGAGGAACGCTTACCGAGTCCGATCAACATCAGCCGCTCGGCGGCCAGTCGTCCTTGCGTGTGAACCAGCAAGGTCTGTCCTGCTCGGCCGCGAAATCGCTCTTCGAGAATCGCCCGCCGGAGGCTGCCGTCCAGCGCTCGGTCGGCGGCCGCCAGCGTCGGATCGTCTGCCGTCGCCTCTTGGTGAAAAACAAGGGCCAAAAGCGAAAGCGGCTGCAGCAACGGATCAGCGGCTGAAAATGAGATCTCCATGGCGGCCGGGCGGCTTCAGGGTAGGGGGCAGAGTCGCGATTTTCAAGGGAGTTCTGTTGACAGGAACGCAGCCAAGACAGTAGCGTGGTCGGTTAATGGCGTCGGCCACCCGGAAACAGACTGTGCGTAAGCGCGATCGCAAAGTGACCGCGAAATCCGGCACGAAGGTAGCTGTAACGCCGACGACGAAAGTTGCTCGGGATGAAGCTCCGACCGGCGGAGAAAGTCGATTGGCTAAGAGCCGGGTCGCCACCCATGGCAAAGAGCCCGCGGCCATGGAAAGTTCGAGCGAACACAAAGTTCCCCCTGCGCTGCCGGTGCCCATCGCCAGCTTCACATTTTGAGCGCCGGTTTCAAACACCGAGAGAGAGACGACGAAGATGTCCGAGAACCATCAGCTGGCTGACAAGCGGGAAAATGCCGCCCGGATCTTGCGCGAGATTTTGGATCGAATGGGAATCGATGCCGAGGTCAGCGCCTTCGACGATGGCGAGCGGGTAATCTTAGACGCGCATGGCCAGGAATCTGGATTGGTGATCGGGAAAAAGGGAGCCACCCTTGATGCTCTTCAATATTTGATCAACCGGATAGTCAGCAAGAAGCCGGGCGACGGCCCAGGCATCGTCGTCGATGCGGAAGGATACCGGGGTCGACGCGAGGATTCGCTGACCGATCTGGCTCAGCGGCTGGCCGAAAAGGCGATCAAGAGCGGGCGTCCGGTCCCCGTCGAGCCGATGAGTCCGCATGACCGGCGGATCATTCATGTGGCGCTGAAGGAACATGGAGGCGTCACAACCGAATCGGAAGGGGAAGGACTCTTTCGCCGGGTAGTGATTTTTCCGAAGGGCCGCGCCTCAGAGAGCTGAGCGGTCGCCGAGCAGCCTCGCAACGCGATAAGCGCCCAAGGCCGCCAGCAAGGCGTCGGCCAATCGATCGGGAGAAGGGTCGGTGACAAAGGGCAAGACGCCCAGCGGTCGAACGCCGGAGATGAGTTCGATTTGCCGGAGGTTGTCCAGCTTCGGATCGTGAGAGCCAGGGCTGGTCTCGACCAGGATGATTCCCGCCAAAGCCAAGCCGCGGCGGCGGATTTCGTTAGTGGCCAGACAACAATGGTTGATGGTTCCCAGGGCTGCGCGGCCCACCAAAAGAAGCGGAAGGGCCAGGCACAGAGCGATATCCACAGTGGTGGACGTCCCAGCAAAAGGCACCAAAAGGCCGCCCGCGCCTTCGACGAGCAACCCGGCTCCTTGGCTTCGCAACGAGGCAGCTCTGTCGACTATCGAAAGGATATCGACGGTAATACCCGCGGCGGTTGCGGCGACGGAAGGAGCGGCAGGCAAAGGAAAGGTATAGCGGACGACTTGCTCGACGGGCACGGGCTGATCCGCGGCCAGCCATAGCGCCCGCGCGTCGGCTGGGTCGGGAGAGCAGCCGGTCTCGACTGGCTTGAAAGGCACAAAAGTCTTGCCCGATCGATGGGCGATTCGGGCCAGGGCGCAGGCGACGGCCGTCTTGCCGACGCCAGTGTCGGTGCCGACGACAAACAGTCCGGGCTGGAGAGAAAGATCGATACTCACGGAGACAGCTCGCTCAGGGCCGCGAGGAGACCGTCGATCTCCTCCGGCTGATGAGAGGCGGAGATCGTCACCCGTAGGCGTGCAGTTGTTTCGGGGACGGTTGGTGGACAGATGGCCGGGACGAAGAGGCCACGATCCGAAAGCAGGCGGGCCGCCGCGAGGGCTCGCTGGTCGCTGCCGAGGATGACAGGAAAGATCGGAACGCGCGGCTGGGGCGATCCAAGGAGACCGCGGGAAGGCAGGCCAGCCGCGAGACGCTGGCAGTTGGCTTGGAGGGCGCGGCGGTGTGCGTCGCCTTCAGCGCCGGCGGCAAGAGATACGGCGGCAGCGCTGGCGGCGGCCGACGGCGGGCGGGGCGGCCGTGGTAAAAATGAACGTCCGGGCCTTGTTGAGAAGAAAAAACCGCTAGGGACTTTGGCCGGCGACGAACCTGCCGAAGGATCCAAATGCCTTGCCCACGGTCCCAATGAGGACGTTGGGAATGATTCCGGCGGCGGCGCAAAGCCCGCGACCGCCCGGCCCCAAGACTCCCAGAGCATGAGCTTCGTCGACCACGAGAACCGCGCCGGTATCCTGAGCAGCCCTGGCCAGGGCCCGCAGAGGCGCGACAGCGCCATCCATAATGGAAAGGGACTCCGTGACCAGTATGCGATGCCGATAAGAGACAGCCTTTTGAAGAGTCTCATGAGCAGCACTTAGGCGCCGCTCCCTCTGGTGACGTTGGTGCGATAAGAGACAGCCTTTTGAAGAGTCTCATGAGCAGCCCGGCCATCTGCACAATGGAAAGATCTTTTAGCGTTGCCCGGGACAGGCGGCAACCATCGAATAGGCTGGCATGTTTGCCCTGATCAGAGGCGATTAAGTCCTCGGGCCCGGCCAGTGCGGTGATTGCAGCCAAATTGGCAGTTATAGCCGGTTGAGAAGCAGAGGCAGTCGGGCTGCGGAAGGTGTTGGGACGAGGCGGCCTCAAGCTCGTGATGGGGGCGGCAGATCTCCGCTAACCAGGCGGGCGGCGGCGGAGCCGAAGCCAAAGGCGCCGCTGATGTCGGCTGCGGCTTGAGCGAGAATGGGATAGGTGACCAGCCCGAGATAATCATTGGAAGCAAAGGAAAGGAGAGGGCGGTTCTGCTGCCGCACATGGATGCGGTCGCCTCCGGAAACGGCAGGACAAGCGCGC
The Polyangia bacterium genome window above contains:
- the recF gene encoding DNA replication and repair protein RecF (All proteins in this family for which functions are known are DNA-binding proteins that assist the filamentation of RecA onto DNA for the initiation of recombination or recombinational repair.), with translation MRIRALFATGWRNLAPLTLPLGPRLTVLHGDNGQGKTNLIEAVYYLATMRSFRTSQAMDLVATELGAGGVARVGAAVEGQELERKLQVTVGAGGRTVTIDGKSVRGQAAIFGALSVVLFVPEDLLLLRAPPMARRRFLDLAVFNVERAYYKEASAFLRVLKSRNILLRQGRAQGTLLETYDEELARSGARLVMRRRTLASELGPRLRTYFTALHGALPVDLHYRSDPTVEAANDEAAVVTALLEGLRARRDLDQRRRFTGFGPQTDDLEISLSDRLARTHASQGQIRSLVLALKMAELANVEARRGEAPVLLLDDVPSELDPQRREYLFHLVSTLSCQTIISVSDRHLVPALPGRDDFAVAGGVVRAGL
- the gyrB gene encoding DNA topoisomerase (ATP-hydrolyzing) subunit B is translated as MTSPVVPPGGTENGESVAPPPSAASDYNEESIQVLKGLEAVRKRPGMYIGDTDDGTGLHHMVHEVVDNSVDEALAGYCDRIDVTIHFDGSVSVEDNGRGIPVGEHPTEKRATAEVVMTVLHAGGKFNHSNYKVSGGLHGVGVSVVNALSEWLKLEIKREGKTYYQEYRRGDPVTALTAIGVSEKTGTKVTFKPDSQIFKGTEYSFELLSQRLRELSYLNRGLTISVRDERSDKSHEFRFAGGIVEFVADLNGSKIAIHDKPIAIAGEVDGTQVDIALQWNDSYQEAVYCFTNNIKNKDGGTHLTGFRAALTRTVNAYAQAANLLKDLKSGLGGDDISEGLTAIVSIKHPDPKFSNQPKDKLVSSEVKGIVERVVNEKLGRFLEEHPREAKQIIEKAVLAARARDAARKAREMVQRKGALDSSSLPGKLADCQERDPALCELYIVEGDSAGGSAKQGRNRKDQAILPLRGKILNVEKARLEKMLSSQEIVTLITALGCGVEQEKDVDKIRYHRIIIMTDADVDGSHIRTLLLTFFYRHFREIVDRGYLYIAQPPLYRVKRAKKELYLKNEQALEDYLLDSAAENLKLLRPDGGPALEGEALREMAKQAGKYKRLLSVVDRKCDARIVDAIVKSAHLAKGDLRDQMVVARALARLQQYFDKFAPELSDAVLKVAPDTEHGGFKIVAPARAAGVRKPTTIDFEFMDSPEFADLTAIYAKLAILGEPPYALENGGDRIEFQRLEELVDRVNELGKKGLQIQRYKGLGEMNPEQLWETTMDPARRTLLQVRVQDAYEADSLFSTLMGDLVEPRRAFIETNALNVRNLDV
- a CDS encoding CarD family transcriptional regulator, producing MEPTFRVGDLAVYPAHGVAQIVGIETREISSNKQTFYILKILENGMKIMIPTRNAGAVGLRELIRADEVDEVFEILKSREVAVEGQTWNRRYREYMEKIKTGSVFEIAEVLRDLQRLKGDKELSFGERKMLDTARTLLIKEIAVATKSKEVKIEEKLDRIFAC
- a CDS encoding leucyl aminopeptidase; protein product: MEISFSAADPLLQPLSLLALVFHQEATADDPTLAAADRALDGSLRRAILEERFRGRAGQTLLVHTQGRLAAERLMLIGLGKRSSSQPADMRPAAGRAARAAASVGASKGGLVLLPVAADPEDEPSFSDIQALAEGALLGAYRFDKYLSGDNRPPEPLAALLIFSRTAANNKYCAAAARTLARAQETARAVAMARDLVNEPAAVMTPTRMAETARELAHAAGLEFTVLGPTECRERGMGLFLAVSQGSDEEPRFIHLAWKPAAPRKRIVLVGKGVTFDSGGLSLKTNDGMLDMKVDMAGAAAVLSAIGAVAREKLPVEVHALAACTENMPSGRSYKLGDVLRSMAGKTVEINNTDAEGRLTLADALTYGLALKPDIVIDFATLTGACVVALGQHTAGVMSNNEALSVAWLNAARAAGEEMWPLPLPGRLSEQLKSEIADMKNTGERWGGALTAGHFLKEFVGETPWVHVDIAGPASADKEFGHIGKGGTGFAVASILRFIRDAAGGER
- the jag gene encoding RNA-binding cell elongation regulator Jag/EloR, with protein sequence MSENHQLADKRENAARILREILDRMGIDAEVSAFDDGERVILDAHGQESGLVIGKKGATLDALQYLINRIVSKKPGDGPGIVVDAEGYRGRREDSLTDLAQRLAEKAIKSGRPVPVEPMSPHDRRIIHVALKEHGGVTTESEGEGLFRRVVIFPKGRASES
- the bioD gene encoding dethiobiotin synthase, yielding MSIDLSLQPGLFVVGTDTGVGKTAVACALARIAHRSGKTFVPFKPVETGCSPDPADARALWLAADQPVPVEQVVRYTFPLPAAPSVAATAAGITVDILSIVDRAASLRSQGAGLLVEGAGGLLVPFAGTSTTVDIALCLALPLLLVGRAALGTINHCCLATNEIRRRGLALAGIILVETSPGSHDPKLDNLRQIELISGVRPLGVLPFVTDPSPDRLADALLAALGAYRVARLLGDRSAL